One Micromonospora sp. WMMD812 genomic window carries:
- a CDS encoding Wzz/FepE/Etk N-terminal domain-containing protein, with the protein MDLLALFTTVRRHKLIVLAVLLIMVGGNAYVAFGIPPQYESTAQYVLIAPPPAPSDAAIERDPSLAKVNANNPYLRLPNPSVVVDVLAQRVSGDNVRRDLIAQGADEDYTISATNAVGSGLVISIVGTGHSAASATQTLQLVSERMKTELHEMQKVDGADDKYLFVALPINPPTDPIRKVTGTIRSLIAVSAACLVLLFGLISIAEAVGPRRTKQVVPAPDPNVQRGGQRGAPPAPANRAPAQGGRNESDLTIVLPRVASNDPQRPTRGTPTGE; encoded by the coding sequence ATGGACCTGTTGGCACTGTTCACGACTGTCCGCCGCCACAAGCTGATCGTGCTGGCGGTGCTGCTCATCATGGTCGGCGGGAACGCGTACGTCGCCTTCGGGATTCCGCCGCAGTACGAGTCGACCGCGCAGTACGTGCTGATCGCACCGCCGCCGGCGCCGAGCGACGCCGCGATCGAACGGGACCCGAGCCTCGCGAAGGTGAACGCCAACAACCCGTACCTGCGGCTGCCGAATCCGTCCGTCGTCGTCGACGTGCTGGCGCAGCGGGTCTCCGGCGACAACGTCCGCCGCGACCTGATCGCCCAGGGCGCCGACGAGGACTACACGATCAGCGCGACCAACGCGGTCGGGTCCGGCCTGGTGATCAGCATCGTCGGCACCGGGCACTCCGCCGCCTCGGCGACCCAAACCCTGCAGCTGGTGTCCGAGCGCATGAAGACGGAGCTGCACGAGATGCAGAAGGTGGACGGGGCCGACGACAAGTACCTGTTCGTGGCGCTCCCGATCAACCCGCCCACCGACCCGATCCGCAAGGTCACCGGGACGATCCGGTCGTTGATCGCCGTCTCGGCGGCGTGCCTGGTGCTGCTCTTCGGCCTGATCTCCATCGCCGAGGCGGTGGGTCCCCGCCGGACGAAGCAGGTCGTCCCGGCCCCCGACCCGAACGTCCAGCGCGGCGGTCAGCGCGGCGCCCCGCCCGCACCGGCCAACCGGGCTCCGGCCCAGGGCGGGCGGAACGAGAGCGACCTGACCATCGTGCTGCCCCGCGTCGCCTCGAACGACCCGCAGCGACCGACCCGAGGGACACCCACCGGCGAGTGA
- a CDS encoding O-antigen ligase family protein yields the protein MMGSGGGMVRPVDRSTTTVADRRADDGRAVVDGLRVVRPRGSSQAAVMLQLFVVAAFVFPSDTVVRIIGAQGYLASLIALVLFLAWAVTALLGLHDPIHTRYPIRGALGLLWICTLLSYAAMPLFSPDATQRLSADRWILLLLGMSGVILVAAEHLRDPTDLLRVIRTLVWGAAFSGVVAVFQFWFLWDLKPLLRLALPGFEVNSSYGSFQGRDALVRVTGTSIHPIELGVTAGMLLPLAIWLGINDTGRSPTRRWLPVGLIGMCIPMSVSRSAILAVGVAVVVFAVCLPARQRVWLFAFAPVAVAGVFATTPGYLRTILNSFTAGTEDASITNRLDNYPRVVALVREAPWLGRGGGTFLPADATRILDNQYFKTAIEMGIVGLVALVLYFLIPAVAVLQVRARAKEPELRSLCAALAGACLAAALGAYTFDGFSFAQFASVHAVVVGLCATCWLAVRRWPAEVGIRQAMMTPTTQRRTATPLPPREMSS from the coding sequence ATGATGGGTAGTGGCGGCGGCATGGTGCGGCCGGTCGACCGGTCGACGACGACCGTGGCCGACCGGCGCGCGGACGACGGTCGAGCCGTGGTCGACGGCCTGCGGGTGGTGCGGCCACGCGGTTCCAGCCAGGCGGCCGTGATGCTGCAGTTGTTCGTCGTCGCCGCGTTCGTCTTTCCGTCCGACACGGTGGTCCGCATCATCGGGGCCCAGGGCTACCTGGCGAGCTTGATCGCGCTGGTCCTCTTCCTCGCCTGGGCGGTGACGGCGCTCCTCGGCCTGCACGACCCGATCCACACCCGCTACCCGATCCGGGGCGCCCTCGGGTTGCTCTGGATCTGCACGCTGCTCTCGTACGCCGCCATGCCTCTCTTCTCGCCCGACGCGACGCAGCGCCTCAGCGCCGACCGGTGGATCCTCCTGCTCCTCGGCATGTCCGGCGTGATCCTGGTCGCCGCCGAACACCTGCGTGACCCCACGGACCTGCTGCGCGTGATCCGGACCCTGGTCTGGGGTGCGGCCTTCTCCGGCGTCGTCGCCGTGTTCCAGTTCTGGTTCCTGTGGGATTTGAAGCCCCTGCTCCGGCTCGCGCTGCCGGGTTTCGAGGTGAACTCGTCGTACGGGTCGTTCCAGGGGCGCGACGCGCTCGTCCGGGTGACCGGCACGTCGATCCACCCGATCGAGCTGGGCGTGACCGCCGGCATGCTGCTGCCGCTCGCCATCTGGCTGGGCATCAACGACACCGGCCGGTCGCCGACCCGGCGGTGGCTGCCGGTGGGTCTGATCGGGATGTGCATCCCGATGTCGGTCTCCCGGTCGGCGATCCTGGCCGTCGGCGTGGCGGTCGTGGTCTTCGCGGTCTGCCTGCCGGCCCGGCAGCGCGTCTGGCTCTTCGCCTTCGCCCCGGTCGCCGTCGCCGGAGTCTTCGCCACCACGCCCGGCTACCTGCGGACCATCCTGAACTCGTTCACCGCGGGCACCGAGGACGCCTCGATCACGAACCGCCTGGACAACTATCCGCGGGTGGTTGCCCTGGTGCGGGAGGCGCCGTGGCTGGGTCGTGGGGGTGGCACGTTCCTGCCGGCGGACGCGACGCGGATCCTGGACAACCAGTACTTCAAGACCGCGATCGAGATGGGGATCGTCGGGCTGGTGGCGCTCGTCCTCTACTTCCTCATCCCGGCCGTCGCCGTGCTGCAGGTGCGAGCGCGGGCGAAGGAGCCCGAACTCCGGTCCCTCTGCGCCGCGCTCGCCGGCGCCTGCCTCGCGGCGGCGCTCGGGGCGTACACCTTCGACGGCTTCTCGTTCGCCCAGTTCGCCTCCGTCCACGCGGTGGTCGTCGGGCTCTGCGCCACCTGCTGGCTGGCGGTGCGGAGGTGGCCCGCGGAGGTCGGCATCAGGCAGGCGATGATGACGCCGACCACGCAGCGACGTACCGCAACCCCTCTCCCCCCGCGTGAAATGAGCTCCTGA
- a CDS encoding MFS transporter: MYVTLRDRPGDAGPDRRAALRRVSGTVVLLGTVSLLTDVSSEMVASVLPLYLTAVVGLSPIAYGFLDGVYQGVSALVRIAGGYAGDRGQRPKWVAAAGYATSALSRLAMLPAAGFAAITAVVTADRLGKGLRTAPRDALIAAASRPEVLGRAFGVHRMLDTLGAAVGPLVAFALLWTVPGSYDSVFVVSFAFAVAGVAVLVLLVPDLPTATGAVRAGARRVLAEVAGRRLRRPLLAAALLGLLTIGDGFLYLTLQDRDDFAARWFPLLYVGTNVAYLVLAVPLGRLADRVGRGRVLVAGHLALLGGYLLAALPRGGVGLTVAVLLLLGVFYAATDGVLAALVSRLVAAEARGSGIAAAQTTVVLARFAASLLFGLMWHVQGPRPALLLFAVLLAGAVPVAAWLLRGIDRAPTEPLPNGVPA; encoded by the coding sequence GTGTACGTGACGCTGCGGGACCGGCCGGGCGACGCCGGGCCGGATCGGCGTGCCGCGCTGCGCCGCGTCTCCGGCACCGTGGTGCTGCTCGGCACGGTCAGCCTGCTCACCGACGTGTCCTCGGAGATGGTGGCGTCGGTCCTGCCGCTCTACCTGACCGCCGTGGTGGGTCTGAGCCCCATCGCGTACGGCTTCCTGGACGGCGTCTACCAGGGCGTGAGCGCCCTCGTGCGGATCGCCGGGGGGTACGCCGGTGACCGCGGCCAGCGACCGAAGTGGGTGGCGGCGGCCGGGTACGCCACGTCCGCGCTGAGCCGGTTGGCGATGCTGCCGGCGGCCGGCTTCGCGGCGATCACCGCGGTGGTCACCGCGGACCGGCTGGGCAAGGGCCTGCGCACCGCGCCCCGGGACGCGCTGATCGCCGCGGCGTCGCGGCCGGAGGTGCTGGGGCGGGCGTTCGGTGTGCACCGCATGCTCGACACCCTCGGCGCGGCGGTCGGTCCGCTGGTCGCCTTCGCCCTGCTGTGGACCGTCCCGGGCAGCTACGACTCCGTCTTCGTCGTCTCGTTCGCGTTCGCGGTCGCCGGGGTGGCGGTGCTCGTGCTTCTCGTACCGGATCTGCCGACCGCGACCGGCGCGGTCCGCGCCGGCGCGCGTCGGGTGCTGGCGGAGGTCGCCGGGCGGCGGCTGCGCCGGCCGCTCCTGGCCGCCGCGCTGCTGGGCCTGCTGACCATCGGCGACGGCTTCCTGTACCTGACCCTCCAGGACCGGGACGACTTCGCCGCCCGCTGGTTCCCGCTGCTCTACGTGGGCACCAACGTCGCGTACCTCGTCCTGGCCGTGCCGCTGGGGCGGCTCGCCGACCGGGTCGGCCGCGGGCGGGTGCTCGTCGCCGGCCACCTGGCGCTGCTCGGCGGCTATCTGCTCGCCGCGCTGCCGCGCGGTGGCGTCGGCCTCACCGTCGCCGTCCTGCTTCTGCTCGGCGTCTTCTACGCCGCCACGGACGGCGTGCTCGCGGCGCTGGTGAGCCGACTGGTGGCGGCCGAGGCGCGGGGCAGCGGCATCGCGGCCGCCCAGACCACGGTGGTGCTGGCCCGGTTCGCCGCGTCCCTCCTGTTCGGCCTGATGTGGCACGTGCAGGGGCCGCGTCCGGCGCTGCTGCTCTTCGCGGTGCTGCTGGCCGGCGCCGTGCCGGTCGCCGCCTGGCTGCTGCGTGGCATCGACCGGGCACCCACCGAGCCCCTTCCGAACGGAGTTCCGGCATGA
- a CDS encoding DUF4082 domain-containing protein: protein MANDAATSGNDGEVTGPAPATPAGHRAWALLRPALPPVPDGPSPAAHRRPPVGPAGSGRSGWAVGHAPPGLGRTRRPARRVPAALSVLVLVAAGLVTGSASPALAATCAPNPVVCENAKTGQPASEWDIDGAGDHTIQGFATDISVNRGNRVDFKIDTEASAYTIDIYRLGWYGGNGARRIVRVAPSVPLPQHQPASCVTDETTQMFDCGNWAVSASWQVPVDAVSGVYIARLKRTDVETDNASHITFVVRDDASTSDLFFKTSDATWHAYNTYGGGNFYEALANGRAYKVSYNRPFSTRGSSSGRDFLFSNEYPMIRFLERNGYDVSYTTDIDADRRGQLIRNHDVFLSVGHDEYWSGPERANVEAARDAGVNLAFFSGNEVYWRTRLAPSEDGSNTPHRTLVCYKETWANADIDPSDQWTGTWRDPRFMAPGNGAGQPENALTGTAYMSNNTDLALQVPDQQGRYRLWRNTTVATLAPGQTATLAPHTVGYESDEDVDNGFRPDGLIRLSTTTGPTPEYLRDFGNTVTPGTTTHHLTLYRAPSGALVFGAGTVQWAWGLDPVHDGISSPADIRMQQATVNLFADMGVQPATRMPGLAAAAKSTDTQAPTAVVTTPAAGSTVTNGALVTLQGTATDAGGGRVAGVEVSTDAGETWHPANGTLSWSYSFYASGAGTQVVRVRAMDDSANIQPTPASVSLKLAGASTLFGSRVPANPSVSDGSAVELGVRFSTEHDGFVTGVRFYKGAGNTGTHTGSLWTATGSRLATGTFTGETSAGWQTLTFARPVQVARNTPYVVSYTAPNGHYAADSLAFSAADVDASPLVAPRSTRTEGNGLFAYGSGFPTLSHNDTNYYVDVTFIDSSAGPPAPVAVSPRAGTTLVPVATNPSVIFSKPLDPTSIQFSLTGPQGQSVGGTVGYDDAAKTATFTPSAALATSTTYTARVTATDTQGVPSDEPTVWSFTTDAYAVIATMFARDAVPQTPADGDPSAVELGVKFVPAADGKVIGVRFYQGPGNTGTHTGSLWSADGTLLARATFADESGSGWQSVRFDQPIAVRAGTTYVASYFAPNGHYASTPNFFSTLWTNGSLSAPPSTDNGVYRYGGQGFPTASYHSTNYWVDPLYVPDVPPSPTPTPPPTGGPTPTPPPLGPPATLFGDATPEHANWNDPNSIEVGVRFTSDVAGVVTGVRFYKGPQNNGIHTGTLWNSAGEQLATASFTSETESGWQTVTFAQPVTITPGTTFVVSYWSSVGQYAVNLNAFSGTGVDNGALHVPSGGAGYRYGGGFPDAGAAHNFWVDVVFRPHA, encoded by the coding sequence ATGGCGAACGATGCCGCCACCAGCGGAAACGACGGCGAGGTCACCGGGCCCGCGCCGGCGACGCCGGCGGGCCACCGGGCCTGGGCGCTACTGAGGCCGGCGCTGCCACCGGTCCCCGACGGGCCCTCGCCCGCCGCCCACCGGCGGCCGCCGGTCGGGCCGGCCGGCTCGGGCCGGTCGGGATGGGCGGTAGGGCACGCCCCGCCCGGCCTCGGCCGCACGCGTCGTCCGGCCCGCCGAGTGCCGGCCGCGCTCTCCGTGCTCGTCCTCGTCGCCGCCGGGCTGGTGACCGGCTCCGCGTCGCCGGCCCTGGCCGCTACGTGCGCGCCGAACCCGGTGGTCTGCGAGAACGCGAAGACGGGCCAGCCGGCCAGCGAGTGGGACATCGACGGGGCGGGCGACCACACGATCCAGGGCTTCGCCACGGACATCAGCGTCAACCGCGGCAACCGGGTCGACTTCAAGATCGACACCGAGGCGAGCGCCTACACCATCGACATCTACCGCCTCGGCTGGTACGGCGGGAACGGCGCCCGCCGGATCGTCCGGGTCGCACCGTCGGTCCCGCTGCCGCAGCACCAGCCCGCGTCGTGCGTCACCGACGAGACCACGCAGATGTTCGACTGCGGCAACTGGGCGGTCTCCGCCTCGTGGCAGGTGCCCGTCGACGCCGTCTCCGGCGTCTACATCGCCCGGTTGAAGCGCACCGACGTCGAGACCGACAACGCCAGTCACATCACCTTCGTGGTGCGCGACGACGCCAGCACCTCGGACCTCTTCTTCAAGACGTCCGACGCGACCTGGCACGCCTACAACACCTACGGCGGTGGCAACTTCTACGAGGCGCTGGCCAACGGGCGCGCGTACAAGGTCAGCTACAACCGCCCGTTCTCCACCCGGGGCAGCAGCAGCGGCCGGGACTTCCTGTTCAGCAACGAGTACCCGATGATCCGCTTCCTGGAGCGCAACGGGTACGACGTCAGCTACACCACCGACATCGACGCGGACCGGCGCGGGCAGCTCATCCGCAACCACGACGTCTTCCTCTCCGTCGGCCACGACGAGTACTGGTCCGGACCGGAACGCGCCAACGTCGAGGCGGCCCGGGACGCGGGGGTCAACCTCGCCTTCTTCAGCGGGAACGAGGTCTACTGGCGGACCCGCCTCGCGCCCAGCGAGGACGGCTCGAACACGCCCCACCGGACGCTGGTCTGCTACAAGGAGACCTGGGCGAACGCGGACATCGACCCGTCCGACCAGTGGACCGGCACCTGGCGGGACCCGCGGTTCATGGCGCCGGGCAACGGTGCGGGGCAGCCGGAGAACGCCCTGACCGGGACCGCGTACATGAGCAACAACACCGACCTGGCCCTGCAGGTGCCCGACCAGCAGGGCAGGTACCGGTTGTGGCGGAACACCACCGTGGCCACCCTCGCCCCGGGCCAGACGGCGACCCTCGCACCGCACACGGTGGGCTACGAGTCCGACGAGGACGTCGACAACGGGTTCCGGCCGGACGGGCTGATCCGGCTCTCCACCACGACCGGGCCGACCCCGGAGTACCTGCGCGACTTCGGCAACACGGTCACGCCCGGCACGACCACGCACCACCTGACCCTCTACCGCGCGCCCAGCGGCGCCCTCGTCTTCGGCGCGGGCACCGTGCAGTGGGCCTGGGGCCTGGACCCGGTGCACGACGGCATCTCCTCCCCGGCCGACATCCGGATGCAGCAGGCCACCGTGAACCTCTTCGCCGACATGGGCGTCCAGCCGGCGACGCGGATGCCGGGCCTCGCCGCGGCGGCGAAGTCCACCGACACCCAGGCCCCCACCGCGGTCGTCACCACGCCGGCGGCCGGCTCGACCGTCACCAACGGCGCGCTGGTCACCCTGCAGGGCACCGCCACCGACGCGGGCGGCGGCCGGGTCGCCGGGGTGGAGGTGTCGACCGACGCGGGCGAGACCTGGCACCCCGCGAACGGCACCCTCTCCTGGTCCTACAGCTTCTACGCGAGCGGGGCCGGCACGCAGGTGGTCCGGGTTCGGGCGATGGACGACAGCGCCAACATCCAACCGACCCCCGCCTCGGTGAGCCTGAAGCTGGCGGGGGCGAGCACCCTGTTCGGCAGTCGGGTGCCGGCCAACCCGTCGGTCAGCGACGGCTCCGCCGTCGAACTGGGCGTCCGGTTCAGCACCGAGCACGACGGCTTCGTCACCGGCGTCCGCTTCTACAAGGGAGCGGGGAACACCGGCACGCACACCGGCAGCCTCTGGACCGCCACCGGCTCCCGGTTGGCGACCGGGACGTTCACCGGGGAGACCAGCGCCGGCTGGCAGACGCTGACCTTCGCCCGGCCGGTCCAGGTCGCCCGCAACACCCCGTACGTCGTCTCGTACACCGCGCCGAACGGGCACTACGCCGCCGACTCGCTCGCGTTCAGCGCCGCCGACGTCGACGCGTCACCGCTGGTCGCGCCCCGCTCGACCCGGACCGAGGGCAACGGCCTCTTCGCGTACGGCAGCGGCTTCCCGACGCTGTCCCACAACGACACCAACTACTACGTCGACGTGACGTTCATCGACAGCTCCGCCGGTCCGCCGGCGCCGGTGGCGGTCTCTCCCCGGGCCGGCACGACGCTCGTGCCGGTGGCGACGAACCCGTCGGTGATCTTCTCGAAGCCGCTCGATCCCACGTCGATCCAGTTCAGCCTGACCGGCCCGCAGGGCCAGTCCGTCGGCGGCACGGTCGGCTACGACGACGCGGCCAAGACCGCCACGTTCACACCGTCGGCCGCCCTCGCCACGTCCACGACGTACACCGCGCGGGTCACCGCGACCGACACCCAGGGCGTCCCGAGCGACGAGCCGACGGTCTGGTCGTTCACCACCGACGCGTACGCCGTGATCGCCACGATGTTCGCCCGGGACGCGGTGCCGCAGACCCCCGCCGACGGCGACCCCAGCGCGGTCGAGCTCGGCGTCAAGTTCGTGCCGGCGGCCGACGGCAAGGTGATCGGCGTCCGCTTCTACCAAGGGCCGGGCAACACCGGCACCCACACGGGCAGCTTGTGGTCGGCCGACGGCACGCTGCTGGCCCGGGCCACCTTCGCCGACGAGTCGGGCTCCGGCTGGCAGAGCGTACGGTTCGACCAGCCGATCGCCGTCCGGGCGGGCACCACCTACGTCGCCTCGTACTTCGCGCCGAACGGGCACTACGCGTCGACCCCGAACTTCTTCTCGACGTTGTGGACCAACGGGTCGCTCAGCGCACCGCCGAGCACCGACAACGGCGTCTACCGGTACGGCGGCCAGGGCTTCCCGACGGCCTCCTACCACTCGACCAACTACTGGGTCGACCCGCTCTACGTGCCGGACGTGCCACCGAGCCCCACCCCGACACCGCCACCGACCGGCGGCCCGACGCCCACGCCGCCGCCGCTGGGGCCGCCGGCCACCCTGTTCGGTGACGCCACCCCCGAGCACGCGAACTGGAACGACCCGAACTCGATCGAGGTCGGCGTGCGGTTCACCAGCGACGTCGCCGGGGTGGTGACCGGGGTGCGGTTCTACAAGGGACCGCAGAACAACGGCATCCACACCGGCACGCTGTGGAACAGCGCCGGCGAGCAGCTCGCTACGGCGTCGTTCACCAGCGAGACGGAATCCGGCTGGCAGACGGTGACCTTCGCGCAGCCGGTCACGATCACGCCGGGAACCACGTTCGTCGTGTCGTACTGGAGTTCGGTGGGGCAGTACGCGGTCAACCTCAACGCGTTCTCCGGGACCGGCGTCGACAACGGCGCGCTGCACGTGCCGTCCGGCGGCGCCGGCTACCGCTACGGTGGCGGCTTCCCGGACGCGGGGGCGGCGCACAACTTCTGGGTGGACGTGGTCTTCCGTCCACACGCCTGA
- a CDS encoding DUF6492 family protein has product MSRLAVITPSFGPDFERCADLHRSVLAYSPESVRHHIIVPRRDLTRFRRLAGPRTVIHDEADFLPRTFRSLPGGNLSVNLRRPFPPVRGWIRQQIIKLAAAARVDADVVVLVDSDIEFVRPFSAETFRRDGVVRFYRVPDEVDERLARHVIWHRVARSLLGVTPATPPHRDYVSSLLAWDPALVRDLLARVESVTGRRWGDAVGAELHFSEWTLYGVFVDEVVGGAAAEAFAAADPLCHAYWAETPLDERTMPEFLGRIRPTDIAVMISAKSGTPTPLRRAALASLSPA; this is encoded by the coding sequence ATGTCGCGACTGGCCGTCATCACGCCGAGCTTCGGGCCGGACTTCGAACGCTGCGCCGACCTGCACCGTTCGGTGCTCGCGTACTCGCCGGAGTCGGTGCGGCACCACATCATCGTGCCGCGCCGCGATCTCACCCGCTTCCGCCGGCTCGCCGGGCCGCGGACGGTGATCCACGACGAGGCGGACTTCCTGCCGCGCACGTTCCGGTCACTGCCGGGCGGGAACCTGTCGGTCAACCTCCGCCGGCCGTTCCCGCCGGTGCGGGGTTGGATCCGCCAGCAGATCATCAAGCTCGCGGCCGCCGCCCGCGTCGACGCCGACGTCGTCGTGCTGGTCGACTCGGACATCGAGTTCGTGCGGCCGTTCTCCGCCGAGACCTTCCGCCGCGACGGGGTGGTGCGGTTCTACCGCGTGCCGGACGAGGTCGACGAGCGGCTGGCCCGGCACGTCATCTGGCACCGGGTCGCCCGGTCCCTGCTCGGGGTCACCCCCGCGACGCCGCCGCACCGCGACTACGTGTCGTCGCTGCTGGCCTGGGATCCGGCGCTGGTCCGGGATCTGCTGGCGCGGGTGGAGTCGGTGACCGGCCGGCGCTGGGGGGACGCGGTCGGCGCCGAGCTGCACTTCTCCGAGTGGACGCTGTACGGCGTGTTCGTGGACGAGGTCGTCGGCGGGGCGGCCGCCGAGGCGTTCGCCGCGGCCGATCCGCTGTGCCACGCGTACTGGGCGGAGACGCCGCTGGACGAGCGGACCATGCCCGAGTTCCTGGGCCGGATCCGCCCCACCGACATCGCCGTCATGATCTCCGCCAAGTCCGGGACGCCGACGCCGCTGCGGCGGGCGGCGCTGGCGAGCCTCTCCCCCGCCTGA